One window of Trifolium pratense cultivar HEN17-A07 linkage group LG5, ARS_RC_1.1, whole genome shotgun sequence genomic DNA carries:
- the LOC123883055 gene encoding trimethyltridecatetraene synthase-like produces the protein MAVQLELPSWITLLTTFAILLLFSRRLRRRKYNLPPGPKPWPIIGNLNLMGSLPHQSFHGLTQKYGPIMHIWLGSKPVIVGSSAKIAKEFLKTHDATLAGRPKFSAGKYTTYNYSDMTWSQYGPYWRQARRICLLELFSARRLQSYEFIRNQELHAFLHELFNSKNKTILLKDHLLNLNLNIISRMVLGKNYLEKTENAFISPDEFKKMLEELFMLNGVLNIGDFIPWINFLDFQGYVKRMKALGKKFDWFMEHVLEEHIEKRKNAKDYVAKDMVDVLLQLAEDPNLEVKLERPGVKGFTQDLIAGGTESSTVTVEWAMSELMKNPEIFKKATEELDRVIGKDRWVEENDFVNLPYLYAIAKETMRLHPVAPLLVPREAREDCNVDGYDIPKGTLIFVNSWGIGRDSNSWDNPYEFNPERFIGNDIDVKGHDYELLAFGAGRRMCPGYPLGIKVIQLSLANLLHGFNWRLSDNNVKNEDLNMEEIFGLSTPKKIPLEVVAEPRLADHLYSL, from the exons ATGGCAGTACAATTGGAGCTTCCTAGTTGGATCACATTGTTGACAACATTTGCTATTCTCCTCCTCTTCAGCCGCCGTCTCCGCCGCCGCAAATACAACCTACCCCCAGGCCCAAAACCATGGCCCATAATAGGAAATCTCAACCTTATGGGATCTCTCCCTCACCAATCCTTCCATGGGCTCACCCAAAAATATGGACCCATCATGCATATATGGCTCGGCTCTAAACCCGTCATTGTGGGCTCGTCTGCAAAAATAGCAAAAGAGTTCCTTAAAACTCACGATGCCACTCTTGCCGGCCGGCCCAAATTCTCGGCTGGTAAATACACAACTTATAACTACTCTGACATGACTTGGTCTCAATATGGTCCATATTGGCGTCAGGCCCGTAGAATATGTCTATTAGAATTGTTTAGTGCGAGACGCCTTCAATCTTATGAGTTCATAAGAAACCAAGAGTTACATGCTTTTTTGCACGAACTCTtcaactcaaaaaataaaacaattttgttGAAAGACCATCTTTTAAATCTGAATCTAAATATTATAAGTCGCATGGTGTTGGGGAAAAATTATTTGGAAAAGACAGAAAATGCTTTTATTTCCCCGGACGAGTTTAAGAAGATGTTGGAGGAGTTGTTTATGCTTAACGGGGTCCTTAATATTGGGGATTTTATTCCTTGGATTAATTTCCTGGATTTTCAAGGTTATGTGAAGAGGATGAAGGCTTTGGGTAAAAAATTTGATTGGTTTATGGAACATGTGTTGGAGGAACACATTGAGAAAAGGAAAAATGCTAAGGATTATGTTGCTAAAGATATGGTGGATGTGCTTTTGCAGCTTGCTGAAGATCCTAACCTTGAAGTCAAACTTGAGAGGCCTGGAGTCAAAGGCTTTACTCag GACCTAATAGCAGGTGGAACAGAGAGCTCAACAGTAACAGTAGAATGGGCAATGTCTGAACTAATGAAAAATCCAGAGATATTCAAGAAAGCAACAGAAGAACTAGACAGAGTAATAGGAAAAGATAGATGGGTTGAAGAGAATGACTTTGTGAATTTACCTTATTTGTATGCAATTGCTAAAGAAACAATGAGGCTACATCCAGTGGCACCATTGTTAGTGCCAAGAGAAGCTAGAGAAGATTGCAATGTTGATGGTTATGATATCCCAAAAGGGACATTAATTTTTGTCAATAGTTGGGGAATTGGAAGAGATTCTAATAGTTGGGATAATCCTTATGAGTTTAACCCAGAAAGATTTATTGGTAATGATATAGATGTAAAAGGACATGATTATGAGTTGTTGGCATTTGGTGCTGGTAGAAGAATGTGTCCTGGTTACCCTCTTGGTATTAAGGTCATTCAATTAAGTTTAGCTAATTTGTTGCATGGATTTAATTGGAGATTAAGTGATAATAATGTGAAAAATGAGGATTTGAATATGGAGGAGATTTTTGGGCTATCTACACCTAAGAAAATACCATTAGAAGTTGTTGCTGAGCCTAGACTTGCTGATCATCTTTACTCCCTTTGA